In Microbacterium terrisoli, the genomic stretch GTCCCTCGGCGAGCGCATTCAGTCGCGTGCTGGGCGTGCCGAACTCGTAGCCGTATTCGTCGTAGTCGCGCTCGAACCATCCCGCCCCGGTGCCGAAGATGAACCGGCCGCCCGAGATGTGGTCGAGAGTGCGGGCCATGTCCGCCTGCAGATCGGGATTGCGATACCCGTTGCAGTTGACCAGCGTGCCGAACTCGACCCGTTCGGTCTGCTCGGCCCACGCGCCGAGCATGGTCCACGCTTCGAAGTGGGTGCCCTCGGGGTCGCCGTAGAGCGGAAAGAAGTGGTCCCAGTTGAAGAGGATGTCGACGCCGGCGTCTTCGAGGCGCCGCACCGCGTCGCGCATGTCGGAGTACTGGATCTGTTCGGGCCGCAGCTGCACGCCGAGCCGCACGGGGGTGTCGAGGAGCACGATGCCCAGCCTAGGGCGCATGGCGGTGCGCGCCGGCGCGTGAGGTGCGCCGGCGCGCAGGCTCACGCGCGCGACCGCCGGGCCTTGGCGAACGCGTCGATGACCGCGAGCATTGCGGCCACCGCCATGATCACGAACAGGATCATGATCGCGATCGGCCACAGCGCCGGATTCACCAGCGACACGCGGTGACCGGGCACGAATCCGAGCCACAGGTCCCACAGCACGGCACCGGCCAGCGCGCCCATCAGGATGATGCTCGCGAGCATGTCGCCGAACGTCGCTCCACTCTGCCTCGGTTCGGGCAGCTTGTCGGGCGTCCATGCCTCGCTCGTCATGGTCTCGTGCCCGGTGCGCTCGAGCACTACCGGTCAGTCAGGGGTACGGCATCCATCTCACTTCTCCTCGGGGAGTGCCGCGATGGCATCGGCGATCGCGCGGAAGTCGGTCATGAGCGTGGCGGCCAGCGCCGTGCCCGCACTGCTGGCGCGATAGAACTTGCGCGGCCGGGCCTCGTCGGTGTTCCACTCGCTGGTCAGGTACCCCTGCTTCTCGAGCCTGCGCAGCAGCGGGTACAGGGTGTTCGCGTCGGTCGCGAATCCGCGCCGATCGAGCTCTTCGAGCAGGCCGTACCCATAGCCGGGTTCGACCAGCAGCCGCAGACACGCCAGCACGACGGTGCCGCGGCGCAGTTCCTGCAGATGCGTCTCGAGGATCTCTTTCTCACTCACATCTCACACTGTACTGTGTGGCACACACTACTGTCTAGCAACCATTGATGTCGGACATTTCGCCCGGATCAGATACATGTGAGAACGACATTCACCTTCCGGTTCACACAGCGGGCCACCAGGCGCCGCGCCGACGAACGCGCACTGTGTGAACGCGAGGTTCAACGCGGAAGACGACCGTACCTGTCTTTCGTGGACACGCCGGGCGGCGACACTCAGCCGCAGCGACGCGACGGGCCGCGGTCCAAGATGGGAGGGTGAGGATACCTGAACTGCCCGATCTGCACGACCTGCTCGCAGAGGCACGGGTGGTCGCCCTGCCCATGGCCACGCGGTTCCGCGGGGTCACCGTGCGCGAGGCGATGCTGCTGCACGGCCCGGAGGGGTGGACGGAGTTCTCGCCGTTCGTCGAGTACGACGACGCCGAGGCCTCGGCGTGGCTGGCCGCAGCCATCGACTTCGGCTGGGCGCCGCAGCCCGCACCGGTGCGCACCCAGATCCCCGTGAACGCGACGGTGCCGGCTGTGGCCGCGAACGCTGTGCCCGGCGTGCTGGCCCGCTTCGACGGCTGCCGCACGGCGAAGGTCAAGGTCGCCGAACCCGGTCAGAGCCTGGCCGACGACATCGCACGCGTGCGCGCCGTGCGCCAGGAGATGGGTCCGGAAGGCCGCGTGCGCATCGACGCGAACGGCGGCTGGAACGTCGACGAAGCCGAGCGCGCGATCCACGCCCTGGCCGACGCGGACCTCGAATACCTCGAGCAGCCCTGCGCGACGATCGACGAGCTGGCCGAACTGCGTCGGCGCATCGTGCGGTGGGACATCCCGATCGCCGCCGACGAGAGCGTGCGCAAGGCCGCCGACCCGATCGCCGTGGCCCGCGCGGGCGCCGCCGACCTCGTGATCGTCAAAGCCCAGCCGCTCGGCGGCGTGCGCCGCGCGCTCGAGATCGTCGCCGAGGCAGGGCTGCCCGCCGTGGTCTCCAGTGCTCTGGACACCTCGGTCGGCCTTGCGATGGGCGCGACCCTGGCCGCGGCCCTGCCCGCGCTGGACTACGACTGCGGGCTGGGCACGGCATCCCTGTTCATGCAGGATGTCGCGAACCCTCCGCTGCGGCCGTCCGCCGGAGTGCTGCCGGTGGGCCGCGTGACGCCGGATGCCGAACTGCTCGACGCTGTCACGGCCGGCGCCGATCGCGTGGCATGGTGGACCGCCCGCCTCACCCGCTGCCACGCGCTTCTCGCCGGCTGACCGGCCGGCGGCCTGAACGCGTGCTCAGGCGTCGAAGCCCTCGACCACGGCCGCGGCGAACACCTGCGTGCGGGTGCTGATCACGTCACGGGTGGCCGCGTCATCCAGGCCCGCGATGACGGCACTGACCGAGGTCGCCTCCCACAGCTCCAGCATCGTCTGCGCGAACGCGAGCGAAGGCATGCGCAGCCGCAGGCCGTAGCTGGAGACCAGCTCCTCGACGAGGTCGGCGACCCGGTGGGTCATGTCATCGCCCCACTCGCGGTACGCGGCGGCCATGCGCGCATCGCGCATCGCGCGGATGCGGATCTCGCTCATCAGCAGCACGCCCTGGCGCGTGTCCATCGACGCGTCCACCAGCCCCTGCACGACCTCGGCCGGAGTGCCCGGCTCGGCGTGCCCGCCGGCGATCGCCTTCACGCGGTCGGTGATCACCGAGAGCTTGCGGTCCGACACCGTCGTCATCAGCTCGAGGAACAGCTCGTCCTTCGACTCGAAGTTCGAGTAGAAGGCTCCGCGGGTGAATCCCGCCCGCTCGCACACGGCTTCGACCGATGCCGCGTCCAGCCCGACGTCGGCGAACACGTCGAAGGCGGCATCCAGCAGCCGCGCGCGCGTGTTCTCGCGGCTCCGCGTACCCGTCCCGACGTCAGCCACGGCATCCCTCTCGTCCACAACCTGCAGTTCACAGCCACTGTCATTCACAAGCACCGTCCAGTTTGGACCTTGGTGATGCGATTACGATACACGAATGTATCCGATACACTCCTGTATTGGATACAGCGGCGTATCGAACTGTTCCGCATCTCGATCCGGAGGACACGTGTCCACACTTCTGGCAGCGCTCGGACGCTGGTCGTATCGTCACCCCTGGCGCGTGCTGGTGGCATGGCTGCTGCTGCTGGGGCTGGCCGGCGGCGGCGTCGCGGCCTTCGCGCAGGGCACCGACAACACGTTCTCGATCCCCGGCACCGAGTCGCAGGCGGGCCTCGAACAGCTCAGCCTCACGTTCCCCCAGGTCTCCGGCACGAGCGCGCAGGCGATCGTCGTCGCCCCCGAGGGGCAGAAGGTGGATGCCGCTGCCTTCACGACCGACATCCACGCAACGATCGACCGGATCGAGAAGCTGCCCGGGGTGCTGGCGGTCAGCGACCCGTTCTCGAAGCAGGTCGACGGGCTCGTCTCGGACGACAAGACCGCAGCGATCATCCAGATGCAGTTCAAGGGCCAGGTCACCGATGTCAAGGCCAGCACCAAGGCCGATCTCGAACACGTGACCGACGACCTGCGCGCCGCACTGCCGGCCGGATCGCAGGTAGCTCTGGGCGGAGACCTGTTCGCCACGACGCTGCCCACCATCACACTCACCGAGGCGGTCGGGCTGCTGATCGCCCTGCTGGTGCTGATCGTGACGTTCCGCTCGTTCGTCGTGGCCGGGCTGCCGCTGCTGACCGCGATTCTGGGAGTCGGGCTGTCGATGGCCCTGATCTTCGTGGCGACCGCCTTCGCGACCATCTCGGCGACCACGCCGCTGCTGGCCCTCATGCTCGGCCTCGCCGTCGGCATCGACTACGCGCTGTTCATCATCTCCCGACATCAGGACCAGGTGCGAGGCGGCATCGAACCCGAAGAGTCCACCGCCCGGGCCACCGGCACCGCCGGGTCGGCCGTCGTGTTCGCCGGCGTCACCGTGCTGATCGCCCTGATCGGTCTGTCTTTCGCGCAGATCCCGTTCCTGACCACGATGGGCATCGCCGCCGCGGTCGCCGTCGCGATCGCCGTGGCCGTGGCCGTGACGCTGACGCCGGCCTTCCTCGGGTTCACGAAAGGCCGCATCATCGGCTGGAAGCGGCGACGGCCCACGCCCGTTGAGGGTGGGACTGCGACGGCCGCGGCGAATCGCGACGACGACACTGCCGACGACGCTCCGGCTCGCCCCGCTCGCGGGGCGAGCGGGCAGAAGAAGGGCTTCGCCACGCGATGGGTCGGTCTGGTCACGCGGCATCCCGTCGTCACGACTGTGGCCGTCGTCGCCGCCCTCGGCGCACTCGCGATCCCCGCGTCGAGCCTGGCCCTGGCCCTGCCCAACGCCGGCATGCTGCCGCAGAACTCGCAGGCGCGCCAGTCGTACGACCTGATCAGCGAGCATTTCGGCCCCGGCTTCAACGGTCCGCTGATCATGACCGGCACGATCGTGACCAGCAACGATCCGCTCACGCTCATGCACGACATCGGCGACGACGTCGCCACGCTCCCGGGCGTGAAGACCGTTGCCCTGGCCACCCCCAACGCGACCGCCGACACCGGCATCGTGCAGATCATCCCGACCACCGCCCCCGACGACCCGGCCACCGCCGACCTCGTGCGCGAACTGCGCGCGCAGCACGACCACATCCTCGACACGTACGGCGTCGACATGAAGGTCACCGGCTTCACGGCCGTGGCGATCGACATCTCCGACCGACTCGGCGCGGCCCTCGTGCCGTTCGCGATCTTCGTGGTCGGCCTCTCGCTCGTGCTGCTGACGATCGTGTTCCGCTCGATCTGGGTGCCGCTGAAGGCGACCGCAGGCTACCTGCTGTCGGTCGCCGCCGCGTTCGGCGTCGTCTCGCTCGTGTTCATCCACGGGTTCGGCGCCGACCTGCTGCACGTGACCAAGGTGGGCCCGATCATCAGCTTCATGCCGATCGTGCTCATGGGCGTGCTGTTCGGCCTGGCGATGGACTACGAGGTGTTCCTGGTCTCGCGCATGCGCGAGGACTACGTGCACGGCAGACGCAAACGCGACGGGCGCAGCGACCGGCAGATCGCCCTGGACGCCGTCCGCAGCGGATACACCGGCTCGGCCCGCGTGGTCACCGCCGCCGCGATCATCATGTTCGCCGTGTTCGCCGCATTCGTGCCCGAAGGTGACACGAGCCTCAAACCCATCGCCCTGGGACTTGCCACCGGCATCGCGATCGACGCGTTCCTGGTGCGCATGACGCTGGTGCCGGCGGTGATGGCCCTGCTGGGCGCGAAAGCCTGGTGGATGCCGCGCTGGCTTCAGCGGGTGCTCCCCCACTTCGACATCGAAGGCGAGGCCGTCGAGCGTGAGATCTCGCTCGCCCGCTGGCCAGAACCGCACACGACCGCCGTGGCCGTGGCCGAAGACCTCGAGCTGTCAGACCCCGACGGCACGACGCTGTATCGCGGCGTGACCCTCCGGGTCGAACCTGGCGGCACGCTTGTGCTGAACAGTGGAGACCGCCGCTCGGCGCGCGCGGTCGCGCTGACCCTCGCCGGCCGCGTGGCGCCCACCGGTGGTCGCGTCAAGGTCAACGGGCACCTGCTGCCCGAGCGCGCCGTGTGGGTGCGCGCACACGCAGGCGTGGCACTGCTGGTCGGCACGACCGATCCGGCCGCGGACGTGCGTCGGGCGCTCAAACGCCGCACGAGGCTGCTCGTGATCGACGGACTGGATGCCGTCACCGCGCCGGCCGCGCGTGACCAGGTGTCCGCAGCCCTGCGGGATGCGGCATCCCTCACCCCCACCCTGACGGTGATCGCCACCGCGACCGATGCCGCCGCGGCCCGCACACTGCTGGCGGATGCCGGGCGTCCCGGCGCCGCCGTCCTCGACGTGGCAGCCCCTGTGCACCGGCACGTCGTAACCGAACCCGCACGTCCGACAAGTCAGTCGACCCCCGAGTCGACCCCCGAGGTGACAGCATGACCCTGAACATCGAACGCGCCCGCTCGCGCCGGCCGATCACATGGCTGACGCTGATCGGCGTGCTGCTGCTGCCGGTGCTGATCGGCGGCATCCTTGTCACCGCGCTCTACAACCCGACCGAGCGCCTGGACTCGATGAACGCGGCCATCGTCAACAACGACAAGGCCGTCACGGTCAACGACCAGCTCGTACCGCTGGGCCGTCAGCTCACGGCGGGCCTGGTCAAGGGGTCGGACGAGGCGCCCAGCAACCTCACGTGGACGATCTCGAACACGAAGGATGCCGAGAAGGGCCTGACCGACGGCCGCTACCAGGCCGTCATCACGATCCCCGAGGATTTCTCGGCTGCGGCCGTCTCCAGCGGTCAGGAGCTGGCCGGCAAAGACCACACGGCGCGGCAGGCGACGATCAAGGTCGAGACCGCGCCCGAGGGGCGCGTGATGGATGACGCCATCACCGCACAGCTCGCCCAGACCGCCACCAGCGTCATGGGCGAACAGCTCTCGAGCACCACGATGCAGAACGTCTTCGTCAGCTTCACGACGCTCGGCGATCAGCTGGGCAAGGCCGCCGACGGTGCGACGACCTGGGCGCAGGGCGCACGCACGGCCGCCGACGGCGCCGGGAGCCTCGCCGAGGGCACTCAGCAGCTCGCCGGCGGCGCGACGAAACTCGCCTCGGGCGCGACACAGCTGGCCTCGGGCGCCGACGGCATCGCCGGTGGCGTCTCGAAGCTGTCGGACGGGGCTTCGCAATGGGCCGGCGGTGCGCGCTCTGCCGCCGACGGCCTGAAGACCTGGGCCGGCGGCGCGACGCAGCTGGCCGGCAGCACCCGTCAGCTCTCGACCAACCTCGCAAAGATCGCCGGCGGCCTGTCGCAGGCCCCGCAGATCCCGCAGCAGGTCGTCGACACCGCGCACCAGCTGGCCGCCAACAGCGATCAGATCAAGACGAAGGTGTCGGACACCGTCGCCCAGCTCGACGCGCTCGTGGCGCAGTGCGAGGCCGACGGTGCGTCCGCCCAGCTGTGCGCAGCGCTGCAGCAGGCGGCAGACACCGCCAACGCCGCGCTGCCGCAGATCAACGGCGTCATCGACCAGTCCGATGCGATCGCTTCCGGCGTCGACGGGCTGAGCCAGCTGCCGCAGGTCGCAGCAGGCCTGTCGCAGGTCTCCGGGGGCATGACGCAGGTGGCCGGCGGCATGGACGGTCTGGCGTCGGGGGCTGCGGATGCCGCGGCCGGCGTCTCGACGCTCGCGTCGGGCGCCGATGGACTCGCGTCGGGTGCGTCGCAGGCATCGGGCGGTGCTGCGCAGTGGGCATCGGGCGCGCGGACGTGGGCGTCGGGCACCCAGACGTGGGCCGACGGGGCCAGCAAGGGCGCCGACGGTGCGCACAGCCTCGCCGGCGGGGTCGACAAGCTCGCCGGCGGCGCCGACACGATCGCCGCGGGCCTGCACAAAGCATCCGACGCCCTGCCGTCGTTCACCGATCAGCAGGCCAAGAGCCTGGCGACCGTGGTCGCCGACCCGGTCAGCGCGAAGGGCGTGGGCGAGAACATGTTCGGCGCGTCGGCGATTCCGCTGCTGGCGATGCTCGCGCTGTGGTTCGGAGGCCTCGGATCGTTCGTGGCCCTGCAGGCGGTGTCGCGGCGGGCACTGACCTCACGTCGCGCATCGGCGATGCTCGCCCTGCGCAACCTGGCCCCGGCGGCCGTGATCGGCGCCGCGCAGGGGCTGCTCGTGGCCGGAATCGTGCAGATCGCCGCGTCGTACGACTGGGGAACCTGGTCGATCTTCGCCGCCGTCTGCGTCGTGGCCGGCATCGCCTTCGCCGCGGTCAACCAGGCACTGGTGGCCGTGTTCCGCGGGGCCGGTCGCTGGATCGCGGCGCTGATCGGCGTGCTGGCGGTGGCCACCGGCGTGGTCTCGACCGTGCCGGGCGTGCTCGTGGCGATCGCGAGCGTGCTGCCGACCTCGCCGGCGCTCTCGGCGGGCCTGGCCGCGCTGACCGGCTCCGCCGGTGTGGGCGCCGGCATCGCCGGGCTGCTGATCTGGGCCCTGATCTCGTTCGGGGCGACAGTGGTCGTGGTGATGCGCCGCCGCACGACGAGCGTGAAGGCCCTGGTGCAGGAGCTGCCGCTGGCCGCGTGACCGCCGCCCCGCGGTGAGCCGCCGCGGGGCCCGGCCTGCGCGCTGGCCGCCACGCCATGCGCGCTCCCGCTCGGCGATGCCCGCTCCCGCTAGGCGATGCGCGCTCCCGCTAAGCGATGCCCGCTCCCGCTAGGCGATGCGCGCTCCCGGCCATCGGCGGCGCGCTCGCCCCCGCGCGCCGGGCCGGCCGCAGCGCACCTCGCGCACACTCACGTCTTGATGCTCCACACGCATCAAGACGTGAGCGTGCACGCGGCGCGGCATCCGCGGCGCCGCATCCGCGGTTCAGTCGGCGCGTTTTACGCGTCAGACCGGCCGGAACGGTAATTCACGCCGACCGAACGCTGGTTATGTGGCCGCGCCGGGGCGTGCAGCAGTCGCTGCCTCCCAGGCCGCCACGATCGCGTCCATGCGGGCCAGGCGCTCCGCACCGCGGTCGGAGACGTGCACGGTGATGCGGCGCCGATCGACGACGCCGGTGTGGCGGAAGACGCTGGCGGCATCTTCGAGGGCATCCACGATGCGCGACAGCGTCGGGCGCGGAATCTGGGTCGAGGCAGCGAGCTCGCCCATCGTCATCGCCTCGGGTCCAGCCGCGCACAGCGCAGACAGCACGCGCCACTGATCGACGGTCGCGCTTTCGTCGGCGAGCGCCGTGTCCAGCACATCGATCAGCGACTGCTGTGCACGAATCGAAGCAAGCAGCGTCAGCGCGAGCGAACCGGCGCTCTCGGACCTCGCCGTCTGCATCGCCACCGTCCTCTGCTCTCGCCTGCCGCTCTCGCCCGCCGCTCTCGCCCGACGAACCGGTCAGATCGCGTGCGGCGTGTCACGCGCCCATACTGGGACCATGACCTCAGCGGTCAGCATAACCTCTCCGATCGAAGCGATGCTGGGCGGGCCGCGCCCCGACGCCATCACGCTGGGTGTCGTCGCGTCGCTGAGCGGCGTGATGGGCGTCGCCGGGCCCGGGATCGTCAACGCCGCACAGCTTGCCGCGGAAGAAGAGGCGGCCGTGCTGGACCGGCCGGTGCGCTTGGTCGTGATCGATGCCGGACAAGGCCCCGCACAGACAGCACGCGATGTGGATGCCGTGATGGGTGGCGCAGGACTCGACGGGCTCGTGGGTGCGCACACGTCGGACGTGCGCGTGGCGATCGAGCGCACCATCGTCGGACGACTTCCCTACGTGTTCACGCCGCCGCACGAACTCCTCCACCCATCGGGCCGTACGGTGTTCATCGGGGACGGTCCCCTGGCTCAGCTGCGAGAGCCCGTGCGCAAGCTCATGGGCGACGGCCGCGCACGCCGGTGGGCACTCATCGGCAACGACTACGTCTGGCCCCGCGCCATGCACACGGCCGCGCGTGCCGTGATCGGCGACCTCGGCGGGCAGGTGGTGTACGACCGGCTCGTCCCGGTGGGAGTGACGAATCCCGACGAACTCGTCGATCACGTGTCGCGCTCGCGCCCCGACGCCGTCTTGGTCTCGCTCATCGGACGCGACGGCATCCTGTTCCATCGGGCTTTCGGTGCATCCGCCGTGTCGGGCTCGTGCCTGCGACTGTGCACCGCGCTCGACGAGAACTGCCTGCTGGCCGCCGGCGGGGACGAGACTGGCAACCTGTTCTCGGCGATGCCGTTCTTCGACGTCGACGACGGTGGATTCGACAGCATCCACTCTGCGTACGCGAGCCGCTACGGCGCCCTCGCACCGACGCCGGGGGCGTACGCCGTCGGCTGCTACGACGGTGTCAGGCTTCTCGCCGAGGTGGTGGGCCGTCGAGCCGACCTCACACAGATGAGGGCGAGGTCCTATGCCGGATTGCGGACGCGCGGTTCCGTGAGCTTGGCCCGTGCGGCGGGAACGTGGCTGGAACCAGTGGCGGCCGGCGATCGTCCGTAGTAGCGTGGCAAACAATTTCCACGTGAAAATATCGCTTCGCAGGCGAAGCGGATAGGACCGCT encodes the following:
- a CDS encoding YhgE/Pip domain-containing protein, whose product is MTLNIERARSRRPITWLTLIGVLLLPVLIGGILVTALYNPTERLDSMNAAIVNNDKAVTVNDQLVPLGRQLTAGLVKGSDEAPSNLTWTISNTKDAEKGLTDGRYQAVITIPEDFSAAAVSSGQELAGKDHTARQATIKVETAPEGRVMDDAITAQLAQTATSVMGEQLSSTTMQNVFVSFTTLGDQLGKAADGATTWAQGARTAADGAGSLAEGTQQLAGGATKLASGATQLASGADGIAGGVSKLSDGASQWAGGARSAADGLKTWAGGATQLAGSTRQLSTNLAKIAGGLSQAPQIPQQVVDTAHQLAANSDQIKTKVSDTVAQLDALVAQCEADGASAQLCAALQQAADTANAALPQINGVIDQSDAIASGVDGLSQLPQVAAGLSQVSGGMTQVAGGMDGLASGAADAAAGVSTLASGADGLASGASQASGGAAQWASGARTWASGTQTWADGASKGADGAHSLAGGVDKLAGGADTIAAGLHKASDALPSFTDQQAKSLATVVADPVSAKGVGENMFGASAIPLLAMLALWFGGLGSFVALQAVSRRALTSRRASAMLALRNLAPAAVIGAAQGLLVAGIVQIAASYDWGTWSIFAAVCVVAGIAFAAVNQALVAVFRGAGRWIAALIGVLAVATGVVSTVPGVLVAIASVLPTSPALSAGLAALTGSAGVGAGIAGLLIWALISFGATVVVVMRRRTTSVKALVQELPLAA
- a CDS encoding TetR/AcrR family transcriptional regulator; protein product: MADVGTGTRSRENTRARLLDAAFDVFADVGLDAASVEAVCERAGFTRGAFYSNFESKDELFLELMTTVSDRKLSVITDRVKAIAGGHAEPGTPAEVVQGLVDASMDTRQGVLLMSEIRIRAMRDARMAAAYREWGDDMTHRVADLVEELVSSYGLRLRMPSLAFAQTMLELWEATSVSAVIAGLDDAATRDVISTRTQVFAAAVVEGFDA
- a CDS encoding LLM class F420-dependent oxidoreductase gives rise to the protein MVLLDTPVRLGVQLRPEQIQYSDMRDAVRRLEDAGVDILFNWDHFFPLYGDPEGTHFEAWTMLGAWAEQTERVEFGTLVNCNGYRNPDLQADMARTLDHISGGRFIFGTGAGWFERDYDEYGYEFGTPSTRLNALAEGLRRIESRWAKLNPAPTRRIPVMIGGKGEQKTLRLVARHADIWHSFVPADGIAHKIEVIQRWAEREQRDVSGLIVSNELHRRDEQDATALHDAGVRLFTLALQGPDWDYELVDRWLRWRDARNR
- a CDS encoding PadR family transcriptional regulator, encoding MSEKEILETHLQELRRGTVVLACLRLLVEPGYGYGLLEELDRRGFATDANTLYPLLRRLEKQGYLTSEWNTDEARPRKFYRASSAGTALAATLMTDFRAIADAIAALPEEK
- a CDS encoding MarR family winged helix-turn-helix transcriptional regulator, with protein sequence MQTARSESAGSLALTLLASIRAQQSLIDVLDTALADESATVDQWRVLSALCAAGPEAMTMGELAASTQIPRPTLSRIVDALEDAASVFRHTGVVDRRRITVHVSDRGAERLARMDAIVAAWEAATAARPGAAT
- a CDS encoding ABC transporter substrate-binding protein, whose translation is MTSAVSITSPIEAMLGGPRPDAITLGVVASLSGVMGVAGPGIVNAAQLAAEEEAAVLDRPVRLVVIDAGQGPAQTARDVDAVMGGAGLDGLVGAHTSDVRVAIERTIVGRLPYVFTPPHELLHPSGRTVFIGDGPLAQLREPVRKLMGDGRARRWALIGNDYVWPRAMHTAARAVIGDLGGQVVYDRLVPVGVTNPDELVDHVSRSRPDAVLVSLIGRDGILFHRAFGASAVSGSCLRLCTALDENCLLAAGGDETGNLFSAMPFFDVDDGGFDSIHSAYASRYGALAPTPGAYAVGCYDGVRLLAEVVGRRADLTQMRARSYAGLRTRGSVSLARAAGTWLEPVAAGDRP
- a CDS encoding MMPL family transporter, whose protein sequence is MSTLLAALGRWSYRHPWRVLVAWLLLLGLAGGGVAAFAQGTDNTFSIPGTESQAGLEQLSLTFPQVSGTSAQAIVVAPEGQKVDAAAFTTDIHATIDRIEKLPGVLAVSDPFSKQVDGLVSDDKTAAIIQMQFKGQVTDVKASTKADLEHVTDDLRAALPAGSQVALGGDLFATTLPTITLTEAVGLLIALLVLIVTFRSFVVAGLPLLTAILGVGLSMALIFVATAFATISATTPLLALMLGLAVGIDYALFIISRHQDQVRGGIEPEESTARATGTAGSAVVFAGVTVLIALIGLSFAQIPFLTTMGIAAAVAVAIAVAVAVTLTPAFLGFTKGRIIGWKRRRPTPVEGGTATAAANRDDDTADDAPARPARGASGQKKGFATRWVGLVTRHPVVTTVAVVAALGALAIPASSLALALPNAGMLPQNSQARQSYDLISEHFGPGFNGPLIMTGTIVTSNDPLTLMHDIGDDVATLPGVKTVALATPNATADTGIVQIIPTTAPDDPATADLVRELRAQHDHILDTYGVDMKVTGFTAVAIDISDRLGAALVPFAIFVVGLSLVLLTIVFRSIWVPLKATAGYLLSVAAAFGVVSLVFIHGFGADLLHVTKVGPIISFMPIVLMGVLFGLAMDYEVFLVSRMREDYVHGRRKRDGRSDRQIALDAVRSGYTGSARVVTAAAIIMFAVFAAFVPEGDTSLKPIALGLATGIAIDAFLVRMTLVPAVMALLGAKAWWMPRWLQRVLPHFDIEGEAVEREISLARWPEPHTTAVAVAEDLELSDPDGTTLYRGVTLRVEPGGTLVLNSGDRRSARAVALTLAGRVAPTGGRVKVNGHLLPERAVWVRAHAGVALLVGTTDPAADVRRALKRRTRLLVIDGLDAVTAPAARDQVSAALRDAASLTPTLTVIATATDAAAARTLLADAGRPGAAVLDVAAPVHRHVVTEPARPTSQSTPESTPEVTA
- a CDS encoding o-succinylbenzoate synthase: MRIPELPDLHDLLAEARVVALPMATRFRGVTVREAMLLHGPEGWTEFSPFVEYDDAEASAWLAAAIDFGWAPQPAPVRTQIPVNATVPAVAANAVPGVLARFDGCRTAKVKVAEPGQSLADDIARVRAVRQEMGPEGRVRIDANGGWNVDEAERAIHALADADLEYLEQPCATIDELAELRRRIVRWDIPIAADESVRKAADPIAVARAGAADLVIVKAQPLGGVRRALEIVAEAGLPAVVSSALDTSVGLAMGATLAAALPALDYDCGLGTASLFMQDVANPPLRPSAGVLPVGRVTPDAELLDAVTAGADRVAWWTARLTRCHALLAG